The DNA window CTGTATGCACAGAATCACGCGGGTAGTTAAATACAACGATATCGTTTTTCTGCGGCTTACTGAACTGGAATATTCTCTCATAAGGCAGTTGAACCGCATCTACATAAGATTTAGGATCATCTTTAGGGTTTCCTGGCTGGCCGGTATCAAAAATAGTTCCCTGTAGGAAAGGTATTGCTACCGGACGCATGGGCAGCCTGTAGCCATAGCTCCATTTATTAACGAAAAGGAAATCTCCAACGAGCAGTGTCCGTTCCATAGATCCCGTAGGAATCCCGAAAGGCTGGGTAACAAATACGTGGATGATGGTGGCAAAGACCACCGCAAAAGTGATAGATCCGATAAATGAATCTTTCTTTTTGGCATTTTTCTCCTCTTCGGTAAGAAACATGTCATTCATGCTTTCATCTTCCAGTTCCGTATCTTTGGAATAATTGACTACAGCCATATAAATGAACGGAAGAAAAACCGTCAGCAGCTGTTGTTGCGTAAGGCTTTTCCCGAATTTCTTCATAAGATAAATATGGAAAACAGACATCATGATAGGTCCTACAATAGGAAGGTAGGAAAGAAGAGCCCACCACTTAGGATGCTTGGTCTCTTTGAGGATGATGAAGTAATTATAGAACGGGACAAATGCGAAAACCGGATTGTAGCCCATTTTTTTGAACAGCTTCCATGTTGAAATTCCCATCAGAAGGGATAAAATAACAACGTATACTGCATAAGTTAGAAAGTAATTCATAAATTTTTGTGCCTGTCTGTTATAATTTGTGTTAGCAACATTTATATTAGTGCAGGAATCTGATGTTTCGTTACAGGACTACAGCCCTAAAACATCTTTCATCCCGAAATTTCCTTTTTTGTCACGGATCCATTCTGCAGCGATCACCGCCCCCAAAGCGAATCCATTTCTGCTGAATGCCGTGTGCTTGATTTCGATCTCATCCACTTCGCTTCTGTAAAACACGCTGTGTGTCCCCGGAACCTCATCTTCACGGATAGCAAAGATACCTAACTGATTGTCCTGCGTTTCCTCCAGTTTCCAGGCATCAAATTTCGGATGGTGCTGGATGATTCCTTCTGCAATAGAAATTGCAGTACCGCTGGGAGCATCTTTTTTATGGACGTGATGGATCTCTTCAAGCTGACAGGCATATTCATCCCTGTTTTTCATCAGCCCGGCCAGCTTTTCATTCAGTGCGAAGAACAGATTGACGCCAAGGCTGAAGTTGGAACCATAGAGGAATGCAGTATCATTCTGAACAGCAAGATCTTCTATTTCCTTTCTTTTTTCCAGCCAGCCGGTAGTTCCGCACACCACAGGAATCTGGTGTTCCAGACATGACTTGATATTTCCGAAAGCGGCTTCCGGAAGTGAAAACTCAATCACCACATCGGGATTGTTCAGGTTTTCAGCAGTTGGGGTTTCTTTTAGCCTGGCGACCACTTCATGTCCTCTCTGAGTGGCAATCTCATCTATGATTCTGCCCATCTTACCATATCCAACTAATGCTATTCTCATTGTCCTATTATTTTTAACAGGCCGTTATTATCACCACGGCCTTAAAATCTGTAACTTAAACTTATTCCTGTTTTAGGAGGATTTATTCCGTACTGGTCCTGGATTACTGCCGGATTGAAAGTAAGGTCCGGATCATGGCGGCTTTCATATAAATGGGAATCTACCACTGCATCCACAATATTGAGGATGTAAATAAGCCCTGAAATGGCAATGGCATAATCGCGTTGTCTTTTTGCTCTGTCCTGCGCATTTCCCAAGGCTACTTTATCCAGCCACGGATGTTCATCCACAAACTGATTAGGCGTACCGTTCAGCTTGGCAATATAATACTCACGGTATTTACGGTATTGCTTATCATTCCATACCGCGATTCCTACTCCGGTTCCTACAGCCCCCCATACGATAGGGATTTTCCAGTATTTTTTATTGTAAAACTGGCCCAGTCCGGGAAGTACGGCGGAATACAGGCCCGCTTTGGTAGGATTAAGCTTCATGGTCTTGCGGGTAGGACCATTGGCATTTTCAAGGTCAGCCACTACAGCTGATTCTGTTTTTGTATTATTTCTTTCAACCGATACGCTGTCCTTCGGATGGTATTCCACCCGGATGGTATCATTGGGCCTCACCTGGGCATAGCCCAGCGCAGACAGATACAGGAAGAATATTAAGAGTGTTTTATTCATTTATTTGATATGGGACAGAATATAATCCAGTTCTTCCTGATTTTTAAAGTCCAGAACTATTTTCCCTTTTTTACCGTTTCCGGCTGTTTTGATCTCCACTTTTACATCGAGAAGGTCGGCAATGGCTTTTTCAGCCCTTTTAAAATGATTGGGCAGTTCAGCTTTTGCCGCTTTCCTGGCCGCCGGTGACTTAGGATTTTTCAGTATGGCCGCAGCCTGTTCAGACTGTCGTACATTCAGGTGTTCCTTGATGATTTTCTCGAACAGGATCTGCTGAAGTTCTTCATTGTCCAGGCTGATGATCGCCCGGCCATGCCCGGCAGAGATCTCCCCGCTTCTGATGGCGTTCTGGATATCCGGGCTTAGCCTTAAAAGCCTGATGGAATTGGTAATGGTACTTCTGTCCTTTCCTACTCTCTGGCTCAGGTTTTCCTGCGTAAGACCGATTTCATCCATTAATCTCTGATAGGTCAGAGCAATTTCCACGGCATCAAGGTCTTCCCTCTGGATATTTTCCACCAGGGCCATTTCAAGCAGCTCCTGATCGTTTACCAGTCGGATGTAGGCAGGAATCGTGGCCAGGCCTGCCATTTTACTGGCCCTGTACCTCCTTTCCCCGGATATGATTTCAAACTTTTCACCGTCCTTTCTCAGGGTAACCGGCTGGATAACGCCTAAATTTTTGATCGACTGCGCCAGTTCGTTCAGTGCTTTTTCGTCAAAATAGGTCCTTGGCTGAGTGGGATTCGGATAGATATCCTCAACAGCTACTTCTACAATATTCCCTACAAACTTGTCGGCACCTTCGTCGGTTGCTGAGTTGATCGTCGCTTTGGATTCAGCACTAAGAATAGCACCCAAACCACGCCCCATCGCTCTTTTTTTGTCCTTCATAGTATATGTAAAGCTATAGCGTTCGCTATCAGCTGTTTATTAATTCTTTACTAAATTTTCGTTTTTCAGCAGCACTTCTTCCGCCAGCTGAATGTACTGAATGGCACCTTTGCTTTCCGCATCATAATTCAGAATGCTCTCTCCGAAACTCGGTGCTTCGCTCAGCCTTACATTCCTGCTGATGATGGTTTCAAAAACCATTTCAGGGAAGTGGGCATTAACTTCTTCCACCACCTGGTTGGACAGCCTTAACCTTCCGTCGTACATGGTGAGCAGCAAGCCTTCGATATCAAGATCCTTGTTGTGGATTTTCTGAACATTCTTAATGGTATTCAACAGTTTACCCAGTCCTTCCAAGGCGAAATATTCACACTGGATCGGGATGATTACGGAATCAGCCGCAGTAAGGGCGTTAACAGTAATCAGACCTAAGCTCGGTGCACAGTCGATGATGATATAGTCATAATCATCACGAACGGTCTGCAATGCTTTCTTAAGCATATATTCCCGGTCTTCTTTGTCTACCAGCTCAATCTCTGCTGCAACCAGGTCAATATGCGACGGCACGATGTCCAGATTCGGAGTTGCGGTTCTTTTGATGCAGGTCCTAGTATCCACACTATGCTCCAGAAGATTATAGGTTGAATACTGAACGTCATCCACTCCCAGTCCGGAAGTTGCATTTGCCTGAGGATCAGCATCAATAATTAAAATTTTCTTTTCCAACACCCCTAATGCCGCAGCCAGGTTAACAGCTGTGGTTGTCTTCCCGACTCCTCCTTTCTGATTAGCGATCCCTATGATTTTTGCCATTATTAGAACTTTAAGGCTCAAAAATACACTTTTTTCTTTGCTCCTCGTGAACGATGAAAACGAAAAATGAGTTAAAATATTGTTAATAAGCCTTTTAGCCCTAAAAAAAATTATCCACAAAAAAAATTCTTTGTGGATAAGTATCAAGATTGGTCTGGAGTGTTAATTTTCAAACTTCATAGAAATTGGGAATTTAAAATAGCTTCTTACCGCCTGGCCTTTTACTTTGGCCGGAATCCATTTTCCTTTGATGTTTTTGATGGTTCTTAATGCTTCACTGTTGAAATCAGCATTTTTACCGTCTGCTTTGATGGCGGAGATAGATCCGTCACGTTCCACAATAAATGTAATCATGGTTTTTACGACACCATCTGAATCGATGCCAGAACCATCGAAGTTATTTAATACTTTATTCCTGAAAGAATCGATGCCGCCAGGGAAGCTCGCCTCCACATCAACAACAGTAGAAACCGCATTTGGGTCTGCTTTTTCAGGCACGGGAGTGGTTGCTGTCGGAATGGAAACAGGTCCAGTATTGATGGCCGGAGCCTGCGGCACATAGGTATTTGCCGGAGCGGTTTCACCATCGCTGTTATTTCTGGTTCCCGCAACCGCGCCTTCAATCTTTTCAACCACTTTTTCTTTGGTTAGATTAGCTTTAGGCTCCGGTATTGTTTCATCAAAGGTTTTAACTTTCTTTTGCTGAGCGGCTGGAGGAGTCGGTTTTACAGGGACAACAACTTCATGTTCAGGTATATCTTTAAAAACAAACGGTCCCGGATCAGGAGTTTCTATACTCACTTCTGTTGTCTTAAAAGCTGAAACAATCAATGGTGTAATTGAAATCGCAGCCAGTAAACTCACGCCCACAAAAAGCGCTTTGGTTAATATTCTGTCGGATTCATTTCTTAATACATACGCACCATATTCTTTATTACGGTGTTCAAAGAGCAGTTCATTAAAACGGGACTCTTCATTTTTAAACGGGTTTTTCATCACAATAAACATTTAGATGGGTTACACAAAATTATCAACTTATCACAGGTTATTCAATAACATAATTAAAGCATCAAAACATAAGCCAATATATTAATAAAAACTCAACAAAATCACACATTGAAGCCGAAGTATTAAATTTAACTATGCTTTAAATAATATTGTTTTATGGTATGATGAAAAAATATCACCTGTCGTGGTAAATAAAAAGAGACTGTCCGATGACAGTCTCTGTAGTATGATTAAGATGGATATCCTGTTAGAATAGTTCCTTTCTGATGATGTTCTGGCTTCTTTCAGGACCCACAGAAACTAAGTACACATTGATACCCAGATATTTTTCAATAAACTCGATGTATTTCTGAGCCGTGTCCGGAAGCTCATCGTAGCTTCTTACTTTGGTAAGATCTTCAGTCCAGCCCGGAAGATCCTGGTAGATCGGTTCGTAGTTGTATAATTTTTCAGTAGAAGAAGTAAAATAGTCGATGATTTTGCCATCTTCAGTTTTGTAATGCGTAACGATCTTCAGGTTTTCGATCCCGGTAAGGACATCCAGTTTGGTAATCACCAAGTTGTTGATCCCGTTGATCATGCAGGCATGTTTCAGGGAAACCAGGTCTAACCATCCTGTTCTTCTCGGTCTTCCGGTCGTTGCGCCGAATTCGCCTCCGATCTGCCTGATGCTTTCCCCAAGCTCATTATCCAATTCAGAAGGGAACGGACCGTTTCCTACTCTTGTACAGTAAGCTTTGGCCACCCCGATCAGGTTTTGAAGGGAAGTAGGAGGAACTCCTGCTCCCGTGCACACTCCTCCGGTAGACGGAGAAGATGACGTTACGTAAGGATAGGTTCCGAAGTCAATGTCCAGCATCAGGGCCTGAGCACCTTCAAACAGAACATTCTTACCTTCCTGGATCGCCTGGTTCAGTTCCAGTTCGGTATCTACGATCCTGTCCTGAAGCAGTTTCCCGATTTCAAGGAATTCATTATAGATCTCTTCAACATCCAAAACCGGCTTTCCGTAGTATTTTTCAAACAGGGAATTTTTAACCTTCAGGTTTTTCTCTATTTTATCTCTTAAAATTTCAGGGTTCAGAAGATCGATCATCCTGATGCCCACTCTTGCAATTTTGTCTTCGTAGCAAGGTCCAATCCCTTTTTTGGTGGTCCCGATCTGCGTTCCTCCGTGCTCTTCCTCACGGTAGGTATCCAGAAGAATGTGGTATGGCATGATGACATGTGCTCTTCTGCTGATGAAAATGTGGTCTGTTTTCAGGCCTTTGCTTTCGATCTGATTTACCTCCTTAATGAAAGATTTAGGATTTACCACCACTCCATTGGCAATGATGCATTTCCCTTTGCACTGAAGGACTCCGGACGGAAGAAGGTGCAACACAAATTTTTCATCGCCCACATATACCGTGTGACCTGCGTTGTCTCCACCCTGGAAGCGCACCACATAATCTGATTTGGCCGATAAAACATCCGTGATTTTTCCTTTCCCTTCATCTCCGTACTGAAGACCTACAACTACGTAAGTTGACATATTTTACTTTTATTTTAGATTCATGCAAAATTACTTTTAAAAAATTGTGTGGGCAAATTTGAGGGGGAATTTATTTTGGATGAAATAAAAATCATTATTTGATAACTTCATGCTGTTAAATCAATTGTGATTACTGTTAAGAATTGATATGTTTAAATTAAAAGTAAAAACCATGACCTAAAAGGTATTCACTTTACCAGGTGGTCATCAAATAATTCCATAATGTCATAGATAAAAGCAGATAAATATTCGTCTGCAATTGAAGTAGCAAGGGCGACTTCATAAAGATATCAAAGATGAAGGATCTAAAAAATCGGAATTGATTCGAGAACTGGACAGGCAAAAAAATCAGGATTTATTAAAAATTTCGACTATTAAAGAACTTCTGAAGATGCTTTATCAAAAATATTCCGGTGACCTATGGTGATCTATAAACAAAACCTAACGGGTTTTTAAAAACCCATTAGGTTTAAAATCATTCCATCACCACCTCACGCTTCACCCCTATCTCCTCCAAAAACACCGCATCATGCGAAATAACCAGCAGGGTTCCACGATAATCTTTAATCGAATTCGTCAGGATGTCCACATTCTGAAGGTCTAAATTATTGGTAGGCTCATCGAGGATGATCATATCGGGTGCTTTCCGGCTGATGGATAATGCACACAGCAAAAGCCGCAGGCATTCTCCCCCGCTCAGCACTCCACATCTTTTATCCCAGGTTTCCTTGCCGAACAGGAACCTTGAAAGCAACGTCTTTATTTCGGATTCCTGTAAAGCCGTATCATTGAACTGCCGGGCAAAATCATATACGGTTGCGTTCTGGTCAATCAGGGAATATTCCTGGTCGACATAGACTGCATGAAAACCTGACTTTGAAATTTTTCCGGTGGACGGCTGCAGTGTTCCCAGCAGCAATCGAATGAGGGTCGTTTTTCCGGAACCGTTTGAACCCTTTACCTGAATCCTGTCGCCACTGCGGACCTCTAAGTTCAGGTTTTCTTTCCAAAGGTTTTCCTGTCCATACCGGAAATTAATTCCGTCTGCTGAAACCAGCAGTTTCCCTTCGTGCAGGTCCGGATCGTCAAAGCTGACTTTCATCTGTTCCACATTTTTCCTTCCGGAGCGGAGATCGCGCAGGTCTCCGGAAATTTCACCGATCCTGTCAGCATGAATGCTTTTCAGCCTGGAAGAATTTTTCTCCGCATTGTTCCGCATCGTATTCATCATGATCCTAGCGACACCTGCTTTTTCCTGTTTGCCTTTTGCCCTTGCATCAAGCTTCTGTTTCCTTTCCAATGTTTCGCGCTCTTTTTCCCTAGCTTTTTTCAGAGCACGTTCCCTGGAGTGGATGTCGTTTTGCAAAGCTTCGTTTTCAATGTCTTTTTGCGCGGCATAGAAATCATAATTCCCGCCATAGGTAGAAATTCCCTGGTTACTCAGCTCAAAAACGGTATCTGCCAGATTGAGCAAAGTACGGTCATGGCTGACCATGACTACGGTTGCACTGGTCTTATGCAGCCAGTCGTACAGCAGATGCCGGGCTTCCAGGTCAAGGTGATTGGTCGGTTCGTCGAGCAGTATGGTATTGGGCTGATGAATCTGTAGCCCGGCCAGGAAAACTCTGGTCTTCTGGCCGCCGCTCAGCGTCTCCAGCTTCTGATAAAGGCTTACGGAATCCAGTTTCCAGTACTCCAACGCCTGCCTGCACCGTTCTTCAATGTCCCAATCGTCATTCAGGAGGTCAAAATACCGTTGCTCCACTTCTCCACCGGTGATTTTTTGAAGCGCATCCAGTTTCTGATCTACTGTAAGGCATTCTGCTACGGTCAGATGATCCAGGTTGCCGAACATCTGCGGAACATAAAAAAGATTTCCCTCAATACGTACACTTCCTTCCAGAGGAATAAGCTCACCGGCCATGATTTTCAGCAGCGTAGATTTACCTGTACCGTTGCTGCCTACCAAAGCTGATTTTGATGATGAAGGTACCGTTAAGTCGATAGAATTGAATAGCAGATTTCCTGCGGGAAACCCAAAAGATATATGGTGTAAAAAAAACATAATTCCTTTCTTAATTAAAGTTGAACTTCAACAGCCACAATGCTGCTTTATCATTAAATCTGAAAGAAACTATATCCTACATGACTGTTTTTTGGGTAATGTTGTATGACAAATATAGTAATTTTTTCACCAATAGCTTCAAAACGCCAGCAGCCTTTGTGTATGCCTCAAGAGCATTTAAAAATTTCCTGTAACAATTAGGCTGACGGTAATATGATTATTATTAATTCGTCCTGAACTTTTTAAAACCGGTAGCTGAGTCTGCTTCAGTCAGTACTTTTACTGTTATCCATATAAAATCCTTCCTTCCAACGCATAAAAACTTTGATCAAAAATCCGTAACTTTGCCGCCTACTAAAATTTTTATGGAAAGTATTAAAGTTCACGACAAAACTTTTGTTCCTTATCTGGAGGACGCCGAAATTCAGGAAATTGTAAAAGCAACGGCTTTAAAGATTTACGAAGATTACAAGGATGAAGTTCCTGTTTTCATAGGGGTTCTGAATGGAGTGATCATGTTTTTCTCAGACCTTCTGAAACATTATCCCGGACCGTGCGAGATTGCATTTATTCAGATGAGCTCTTATGTAGGTACTGAATCTACGGGCATCGTTTACCAGAAAATGGAGCTGACCAAGGATGTAAAAGACCGCCACATTATCTTGGTAGAAGATATTGTGGATACAGGAAATACAGTGGAAAGCCTGTTCAAGTATTTCAAGGAAACCCAGCGTCCTAAATCCGTAAAACTGGCTTCATTCCTGTTGAAACCTGAAGTTTACAAGAAAGATTTCAAACTGGATTATATCGGCAAAGAAATTCCGAACAAATTTGTTCTCGGTTACGGACTGGATTATGATGAACTGGGAAGGAACCTGCCGAATCTGTACCAGCTGGAAGAGGGACAAATCAACCACTAGACAGCTAAAAAATAAATCGAAGAAAAGTAAATATTAATTTTAAATGCTGAACAGCAAAAAGCAGGAAGCCACAGGCCTGCTGCCAATTGCCAGAAGCGAAACAACATTATGATAAACATTGTTCTGTTCGGCCCTCCGGGAAGCGGTAAAGGAACCCAGGCACAAAACCTGATCGAGAAATTTAATCTGAAACAGATTTCAACAGGTGACCTGTTCAGATTCAATATGAAAAATGATACTGAGCTTGGAAAACTGGCCAAATCATATATTGATAAAGGTGAGCTGGTTCCGGATCAGGTGACTACGGATATGCTGATCGATGAGCTCAGAAAGCCTACGGATACCAACGGATTTATTTTTGACGGATATCCGCGGACGGTAGCCCAGACAGAAGCTTTGGAAAAAATCGTTCAGGAAGAGTTGAATGATGAGATCGATGTTTGCCTGTCCCTGGTGGTAGAAGACAGGATTCTGGTAGAAAGATTACTGAAAAGAGGAGAAACCAGCGGAAGATCAGACGACAGCAATGTAGAGATCATCGAAAACAGGATTAAAGAATATTATACCAAAACCGCAGAAGTAGCCGAGCTGTACAAACAGCAGGGGAAATATGTGGAAGTAAACGGCGTTGGTGATATCAACGAAATTTCAGAAAAGCTTTTTTCTGAAGTGGAAAAAGTAAAATAGTTAAAAGTTATGGGTGATGAGTTATAAGTTTTTACAATTCATACCTCATGCTTCAGTACTCATAACTCATTAAGGATAAGAAATGTCAAATTTTGTAGATTACGTAAAGATTCATTGTAAGAGCGGCCACGGAGGCGCAGGTTCTGCCCACCTCCGCCGTGAAAAATACATTCCCAAAGGAGGACCGGACGGAGGTGACGGAGGCCGCGGAGGCCACATCATCATGAAAGGGAATGCCAATGAATGGACTTTACTTCCTCTTCGGTACACACGCCACGTAAAAGCGGAACGCGGGGAAAACGGAGGGAAAAACCAGTTAACCGGCGCGTATGGCGCAGATGTATATATTGAGGTTCCTATCGGGACCATTGCCAAAAATGAAGACGGTGAGATCATCGGCGAAATCATGGAGGACGGACAGGAAATCATCCTCATGGAAGGCGGAATGGGAGGAAAAGGAAACGAGCATTTCAAGTCTTCCACCAACCAGACGCCCCGATTTGCACAGCCGGGAATGGACGGGCAGGAAGGATATGTAATTTTCGAACTTAAGATTTTAGCAGATGTAGGCCTTGTAGGTTTTCCGAATGCCGGAAAATCAACGCTGCTTTCCGCAGTTTCTGCAGCTAAACCGAAGATCGCGAATTATGCCTTTACGACCCTTACCCCTAACCTGGGAATCGTGGATTACAGGAATTACAAGTCTTTCGTCATGGCCGATATCCCCGGAATTATTGAAGGAGCTGCTGAAGGTAAAGGACTGGGACACCGGTTCCTGCGCCATATCGAAAGAAATTCAATCCTTCTGTTCTTAATCCCGGCAGATTCTGAAGACCATTTCCAGGAATACAAGATCCTTGAGAATGAATTGAAAGAATACAATCCTGAACTTCTGGACAAAGATTTTATTATTTCCGTATCCAAATCCGACCTTCTGGATGACGAACTTAAAAAAGAAATCTCCGCAGAGTTCCCGGAAAACAAACAGCCTCTGTTTTTCTCCGGTGTAACGGGCGAAGGCCTTGTGGAGCTTAAAGATGCCATCTGGAAGCAGCTACACGGATAAAAAAAATCTTACGGCAATCAATGCTGAAATACAATCATACAAACCGGGGAATATCTCCGGTTTTTTTATTGATCAATCTGATTTACCACACATCGCATCAGATGTATTTGGAACATTTATTGAAGCAGATCATCCAAATTTATGTTATGAAATATCTGTTAAGCCTTTTTGCTTTTGTACTTCTGTCTTCCTGCGGGCCGCAGAAGATGACTGCAAAATATTCCACGATCGAATATGAAGCAACACCATGCTTCGGATTCTGCCCGGTTTTTAAAATGACCATTAATGCAGACCGTACGGCAATATTTGAAGCTGAACATTTCAACTTCAGCGACCGCCCTTCAAAAGATGATTTTTCCAAGCCGCGTGAAGGCACATTCAAGGGAACCATTAAGGAAACCGACTATAATCAACTTATCAGTTTACTGGATGGATTGAATGTACAATCTCTGAATGACAAGTATGGCAGCCACAACGTTACGGATCTTCCCACCTCGTACCTGAGAGTGCGTTTTGCAGACGGAACGTCTAAAAACATTGAAGATTACGGGAAAAGAGGCAGTGAAAAACTTTCCGAACTTTACACTTTTTTTGAAAATCTGAGAAAGAATCAGCAGTGGACGAAAGTGAAGTAATTCCATTTAAAAATATTACGCTACCTTTGCAAAACCAATTCCTTCAAAATGAAGGAATTTTTTAATGATAAAACAATTCATTTGAATTTTACAGACTTACAACTCATAGAACCTATTGCCAAGGCAATTGAGGAACAAGGATACACCAGCCCTACGCCTATTCAGGAAAGATCGATTCCTGAAATCCTGAAAGGAAGGGATTTTTTAGGTTGTGCCCAGACAGGAACAGGAAAAACCGCAGCATTTGCCATTCCTATCCTTCAGAATTTAACTCAGAGAAAAACTCCCGGAAAACATATTAAAGCCCTTATTCTAACGCCTACCAGAGAGCTTGCCATACAGATTGAAGAAAACATCCAGGCTTATGGAAAATACCTGCCATTGAAGCACCTCGTTATTTTTGGCGGTGTGAAACAGGGAAACCAGGAAATTGCGCTTAGAAAAGGAGTAGATATTCTGGTTGCGACGCCGGGAAGACTGCTGGACTTTATCGCCCAGGGAATCATCAGTCTTAAAAATCTTGAAATTTTTGTCCTGGATGAAGCAGACCGTATGCTTGATATGGGTTTTGTGCATGACGTGAAGAGGATCATCAAGCTTCTTCCCCAGAGAAGACAAACGTTATTCTTCTCTGCCACCATGCCTGCAGAAATCCAGAAGCTGGCAGGATCGATCTTAGACAATCCTGTAAAAGTGGAAGTTACCCCGGTCTCTTCAACAGCGGAAACCATTAAGCAGTCGGTATATTTTGTTGAAAAGGAAAATAAGCTTGACCTTCTTACCCATATTTTAAAGAATGATATTTCAGATTCTGTATTGGTATTCTCAAGGACTAAGCATGGTGCCGATAAAATTGCACGGAAGCTGCAGAAAGACAATATCACCACAGAAGCCATTCATGGGAACAAATCTCAGAATGCACGCCAGAATGCCCTGAATAACTTTAAATCGGGTAAAACAAGGGTATTGGTGGCTACGGATATTGCAGCGAGGGGGATTGATATCGATGAACTTAAATATGTAGTTAATTTTGAGCTTTCCGATGTTTCCGAAACGTATGTGCACCGTATTGGAAGAACCGGAAGAGCGGGCGCAGAAGGAAGTTCTATTTCCTTTGTGGACGGACTGGACCTCGTCAATCTAAAAAATACGGAAAAGCTGATCGGAAAAAAGATCCCGGTCATTAGAGACCATCCTTTCCATACGGACGATCTTGTTGCGCAGAAGAGGGATTCCAATAATAAACCTATGGGAGCGGGAATGCAAAGGCCGAAACCACCGGTGAAAGATAAAGCTTCGGTAGGATTTAAAAAGCCTAAGAATAAGAACTTCACCAGAAAAAAATAAAAAATAAAACCTTTCATTCTGAAAGGTTTTATTTTTTCCGGAAAATCCAGATATCTTGTTCCGGGCGGCCATTGTTCATAAATGAAGGTATATGTTCCATCACTTCAAAGTCGGAAAATAATTGCTCTACATACTCATCAGGATGAAACGCAGAATAGGTTCTATGTCCTTCTTTTACATTGCCTCTTACGACCAGTTTACC is part of the Chryseobacterium camelliae genome and encodes:
- a CDS encoding ParA family protein; protein product: MAKIIGIANQKGGVGKTTTAVNLAAALGVLEKKILIIDADPQANATSGLGVDDVQYSTYNLLEHSVDTRTCIKRTATPNLDIVPSHIDLVAAEIELVDKEDREYMLKKALQTVRDDYDYIIIDCAPSLGLITVNALTAADSVIIPIQCEYFALEGLGKLLNTIKNVQKIHNKDLDIEGLLLTMYDGRLRLSNQVVEEVNAHFPEMVFETIISRNVRLSEAPSFGESILNYDAESKGAIQYIQLAEEVLLKNENLVKN
- a CDS encoding adenylosuccinate synthase, encoding MSTYVVVGLQYGDEGKGKITDVLSAKSDYVVRFQGGDNAGHTVYVGDEKFVLHLLPSGVLQCKGKCIIANGVVVNPKSFIKEVNQIESKGLKTDHIFISRRAHVIMPYHILLDTYREEEHGGTQIGTTKKGIGPCYEDKIARVGIRMIDLLNPEILRDKIEKNLKVKNSLFEKYYGKPVLDVEEIYNEFLEIGKLLQDRIVDTELELNQAIQEGKNVLFEGAQALMLDIDFGTYPYVTSSSPSTGGVCTGAGVPPTSLQNLIGVAKAYCTRVGNGPFPSELDNELGESIRQIGGEFGATTGRPRRTGWLDLVSLKHACMINGINNLVITKLDVLTGIENLKIVTHYKTEDGKIIDYFTSSTEKLYNYEPIYQDLPGWTEDLTKVRSYDELPDTAQKYIEFIEKYLGINVYLVSVGPERSQNIIRKELF
- a CDS encoding ABC-F family ATP-binding cassette domain-containing protein; this translates as MFFLHHISFGFPAGNLLFNSIDLTVPSSSKSALVGSNGTGKSTLLKIMAGELIPLEGSVRIEGNLFYVPQMFGNLDHLTVAECLTVDQKLDALQKITGGEVEQRYFDLLNDDWDIEERCRQALEYWKLDSVSLYQKLETLSGGQKTRVFLAGLQIHQPNTILLDEPTNHLDLEARHLLYDWLHKTSATVVMVSHDRTLLNLADTVFELSNQGISTYGGNYDFYAAQKDIENEALQNDIHSRERALKKAREKERETLERKQKLDARAKGKQEKAGVARIMMNTMRNNAEKNSSRLKSIHADRIGEISGDLRDLRSGRKNVEQMKVSFDDPDLHEGKLLVSADGINFRYGQENLWKENLNLEVRSGDRIQVKGSNGSGKTTLIRLLLGTLQPSTGKISKSGFHAVYVDQEYSLIDQNATVYDFARQFNDTALQESEIKTLLSRFLFGKETWDKRCGVLSGGECLRLLLCALSISRKAPDMIILDEPTNNLDLQNVDILTNSIKDYRGTLLVISHDAVFLEEIGVKREVVME
- the dapB gene encoding 4-hydroxy-tetrahydrodipicolinate reductase; translation: MRIALVGYGKMGRIIDEIATQRGHEVVARLKETPTAENLNNPDVVIEFSLPEAAFGNIKSCLEHQIPVVCGTTGWLEKRKEIEDLAVQNDTAFLYGSNFSLGVNLFFALNEKLAGLMKNRDEYACQLEEIHHVHKKDAPSGTAISIAEGIIQHHPKFDAWKLEETQDNQLGIFAIREDEVPGTHSVFYRSEVDEIEIKHTAFSRNGFALGAVIAAEWIRDKKGNFGMKDVLGL
- a CDS encoding DUF5683 domain-containing protein, coding for MNKTLLIFFLYLSALGYAQVRPNDTIRVEYHPKDSVSVERNNTKTESAVVADLENANGPTRKTMKLNPTKAGLYSAVLPGLGQFYNKKYWKIPIVWGAVGTGVGIAVWNDKQYRKYREYYIAKLNGTPNQFVDEHPWLDKVALGNAQDRAKRQRDYAIAISGLIYILNIVDAVVDSHLYESRHDPDLTFNPAVIQDQYGINPPKTGISLSYRF
- a CDS encoding ParB/RepB/Spo0J family partition protein yields the protein MKDKKRAMGRGLGAILSAESKATINSATDEGADKFVGNIVEVAVEDIYPNPTQPRTYFDEKALNELAQSIKNLGVIQPVTLRKDGEKFEIISGERRYRASKMAGLATIPAYIRLVNDQELLEMALVENIQREDLDAVEIALTYQRLMDEIGLTQENLSQRVGKDRSTITNSIRLLRLSPDIQNAIRSGEISAGHGRAIISLDNEELQQILFEKIIKEHLNVRQSEQAAAILKNPKSPAARKAAKAELPNHFKRAEKAIADLLDVKVEIKTAGNGKKGKIVLDFKNQEELDYILSHIK
- a CDS encoding energy transducer TonB produces the protein MKNPFKNEESRFNELLFEHRNKEYGAYVLRNESDRILTKALFVGVSLLAAISITPLIVSAFKTTEVSIETPDPGPFVFKDIPEHEVVVPVKPTPPAAQQKKVKTFDETIPEPKANLTKEKVVEKIEGAVAGTRNNSDGETAPANTYVPQAPAINTGPVSIPTATTPVPEKADPNAVSTVVDVEASFPGGIDSFRNKVLNNFDGSGIDSDGVVKTMITFIVERDGSISAIKADGKNADFNSEALRTIKNIKGKWIPAKVKGQAVRSYFKFPISMKFEN